From a single Silene latifolia isolate original U9 population chromosome 6, ASM4854445v1, whole genome shotgun sequence genomic region:
- the LOC141587941 gene encoding uncharacterized protein LOC141587941 yields MLGYLPSHASNLTFHACGIYGGDNQHANYNVGGNLGKNNINESIIELPLLSGTPLFNNGESKGKSIDLNTIDDEVTGFEEKDYLSLNLQIPMTTTRNTTSNVISPRPVRPVGSAISIVGPIGEDPEAGPIVNKSGEKVEEEVDKETLPAVISDRSNKVRMVNSAYKELIGQPECPWLDSMVSLGSGSRISGEVMIRFGAGKPIPGSGNGFSCWVRIEWESEGEKKYVNALSEVVRLACESKDYVYYWRFHTREVSPSGSNV; encoded by the coding sequence ATGTTAGGTTACTTGCCTTCACATGCAAGTAACCTAACATTCCATGCATGTGGAATTTATGGTGGTGataatcaacatgcaaattataaTGTGGGTGGTAATTTAGGTAAGAATAATATTAATGAGAGTATAATTGAGTTACCTTTACTTTCTGGTACTCCTTTGTTTAATAATGGAGAGTCAAAGGGTAAATCTATAGATTTGAATACAATTGATGATGAAGTTACTGGTTTTGAAGAAAAAGATTATTTGTCATTAAATCTTCAAATTCCGATGACAACAACTCGTAATACTACTAGCAATGTGATATCTCCAAGGCCAGTCCGGCCGGTGGGGTCCGCTATCAGTATAGTGGGCCCCATTGGTGAGGACCCAGAGGCAGGTCCAATTGTGAATAAATCTGGGGAGAAGGTTGAAGAGGAGGTAGATAAAGAGACGTTGCCCGCGGTCATATCTGACCGAAGCAACAAAGTGAGAATGGTGAATTCCGCATACAAGGAGTTAATTGGGCAACCAGAGTGCCCGTGGCTAGATTCCATGGTCAGCTTGGGGTCGGGCAGCAGGATAAGTGGAGAAGTAATGATCCGTTTTGGGGCCGGGAAACCGATTCCTGGGTCCGGAAACGGGTTTAGTTGTTGGGTGAGGATAGAATGGGAGAGTGAAGGGGAAAAGAAGTACGTGAATGCGCTTAGTGAAGTAGTGAGGTTGGCATGTGAGTCAAAGGATTATGTGTATTATTGGAGGTTTCATACTAGGGAGGTTTCTCCTTCGGGTTCTAATGTTTAA